The genomic stretch GGTTGGATAGATGGAATAATTCCACTCCCCATGAAAGTCGTTTTTTTCCAAACTCAGAGTTTTCATTTCGCGATCAGAAAACGTTATTCCAGTAAGATATTCATTTGAATCTAATGCCGCTTGGATTTTTAAACCAGATTCGGTTGTGGTATTCGCTATCAAGTTTACCATTACTTCATGGCTTGTAA from Desulfatirhabdium butyrativorans DSM 18734 encodes the following:
- a CDS encoding ISAzo13-like element transposase-related protein, which produces DETQIAVTVCHFPPGTSKWNKIEHRMFSHISKNWRGRPLTSHEVMVNLIANTTTESGLKIQAALDSNEYLTGITFSDREMKTLSLEKNDFHGEWNYSIYPTKKR